GAGAAGCGGGTGGCGAACCGGGCACCGAAGGCACCGGTCTGCATGGCGATGAGTTTGAGGTCGACGACGGGCCCGACGACCAGGAACACCAGCCGCGGCACCAGCGGCAGCATCGAGAGGCTGGCGGCGACGAAGGCGTCGGCCTCCGAGCACACGGCGAGGATCACGGCCAGCGCCGCCATCAGCAGGATCCCCAGGAGGATCTGCCCGGAGAGTCGCTCGAACATCCACGCCGGGACCAACACGTGCATCAGGGCGACGGCGAGTGCGCCCATCGCGAGATAGCCGGCCGACTCCAGGAAGTCGTGGCGCATCGCCTCGGCGAAGCCGGACCAACCGCGCGGGGAGCCGTGTACCTCGTCGTGGGCGATCGCCCGGCGGACGATGATCGACGGGTCGCCGAATCGTGCCCACAGACCGCCCATCACCAGCGCGGTCAGCAGCGAGGCGGTGAAGCGGGCCAGCACCATCCGCGGCTCACCGGGGAAGGCGACCGCGGTGGAGATCAGCACGACGGGGTTGATGGCGGGTGCCGAGAGCAGGAAGGCCAAGGCGGCGGCCTGGGGTACCCCGCGATCCATCATCCGCGCCGAGATCGGGACCGACGCGCATTCGCAGCCGGGCAGCAGGGCACCCGCGACGCCGCCGACCCCGATCGCCGCGGCGGTGTTGCGGGGCAGCACGCGCGCCACCATCGACGGGGTCACCCAGGTCGCTATCGCGCCGCTGACCAGCGTGCCCAGCACGAGGAAGGGGACCGCCTGCAAAAAGACGCCGGCGAATACCGTGCCGGCAGTCGCCACCTTCTGATCGGCGTTGAGACGGGCGTTGAAGGGCAGTGCGACGAGCAGGGCCACGGCGAGGAGGAGCACGAGGATCACCGGGCCGCGCGTGCCGGGGCGCGGCTGCGGCGAGGCATGCCGACGATGCCGGCCGCCCGCGTCGACCCGCTCAGGTGTATTCCTCGACAACGCCTCGCACCCCTCTTCCCTCGTGATCGTAGGTCACCAAGAGGGGGTCGGCTCGCACATCCTTATTGATAATGGTTATCATTAAGCA
This genomic interval from Gordonia sp. X0973 contains the following:
- a CDS encoding permease; translation: MILVLLLAVALLVALPFNARLNADQKVATAGTVFAGVFLQAVPFLVLGTLVSGAIATWVTPSMVARVLPRNTAAAIGVGGVAGALLPGCECASVPISARMMDRGVPQAAALAFLLSAPAINPVVLISTAVAFPGEPRMVLARFTASLLTALVMGGLWARFGDPSIIVRRAIAHDEVHGSPRGWSGFAEAMRHDFLESAGYLAMGALAVALMHVLVPAWMFERLSGQILLGILLMAALAVILAVCSEADAFVAASLSMLPLVPRLVFLVVGPVVDLKLIAMQTGAFGARFATRFSTATLAVAVVVATATGALILGWR